A region of the Streptomyces durocortorensis genome:
GGGGCCTTGCCCTCGGGCTGGCCCGGCTCCTCGTCGAAGGAGGTGATCTGGGCCTGGTAGTTGAGCGAGCGCACCAGCTCCTCGGCGACGTAGGCCAGGGGGCGGGCGGCATCCGGGTGGTAGGGGTTCCAGTCCTGCGGGTGGTCGCCGTAGTAGTCGGCGTCGCGCCCCTCCGGCAGCTCGTGGCGGGTGGGTGCGGCGATGGTGATCCGCATCGGCCGGGGGGCGCCGACCCCGCTGCTGGGGGAGCCGAAGGCACTGGGGGCGAGGCGGTAGTCGACGGGGCGGCCGGTGTCGATACGGACCGAGTCGGCGACGCTGACGATGCGTTTGGCCAGTTCGTAGACGGCCCGTTCGTACTCCTGGGCGAAGAGCCTGAGCTTGATCAGGCCGTAGAGGCCGTCGCTGACGTAACGGTCCCCGAAGTCGCGGTGGTTGAACTGTAAGCGCTCAGCCGATCCGGGGAGCTGGCTCGGCGGCACCGGCACCCAGAGGGCGGGGACGATGGCCTCGGCGGGCTGGTTGGAGCGGGCCCGGTGGTGGATGGCGCGCTGCTCGAAGGCGTACCACTCCTTGCCGCACATCTCGCTGGCGAAGTAGCGCGGCGAGAACAGCGGGACGAAGACCCGGCAGGTGGCGAGGACGTCACCGAGCCGTTCCGACCAGCCCTCTCCGGAACGTATCTCCCGGTCCATGAATCCCGCGGGCGCGCCCGCGGGCAGGTCGGTCATGGCCATCACATGACCGCAAAGATCTTGGAAAAGCCGCTCGACCCACATATCGGGGTCAGTACCACCGCCGTACCCCGGTGTGTGGGCGTAACTCAGAAAGAAGTACGGCCGATGGTCCGCCGCTCGCTGCTGCGTCGATGCGTGCACACGACCCCCGTCCTGTATGAGCACCCGCACCCAAGGTCGGTGATGAATGCGAGCGGATTCATCATTCCGGAGTGGACCTTGTTCCACCCCCCTGACGTTCAGTCATTCAACGCCGCTTTCCAGTCATTCATACCCAGGTTTCGTCAGAGTCTTTCTTGATCGAAAGTAATCCTGGGGTGCTTATCCCTGCTTGTCCCCGTGTGTACCGCGCCGCTCCCCCGGCGCACCGCCCCGCTCGCCTCCTTGCGCAGGAGATCCAGCAGCCGCAGCCCGTCCACCGTCGGCTCGGCCGCCCCTTCGAGGAGGTCGAGCGCTTCGGGCACCCCCCGGAGGAAGCGGGGGTCCAGCGCGGCGAGCCCCACGCGCTCGTAGGCGTCGGCCAGCAGCCGGGAGAACGGGACCTCCTCTTCCTGCCAGGGCGACCGATGGGTCCAGGCCCCGTCCGAGGCGTAGAGGTCCGTGACGTCGAGCAGGGCCCGCAGTCCCGTACGCCGGTGGCCCCGCAGCAACGCGAGTGCCAGCTCCTCCGCGCCCCCCGTCACCGGCAGGCCGAGCGCCCCGTAGCCGTGCGGCCGCCCCTCCTGCCGCCCCGGCCCGCACGGCGCGGGCGGCCGCACCGGTGTCAGCGTCGTCAGACCGGCCGCCGCGGCCGCGGCCTGCTCCGGAGCGGCCTCCGCCAGCAGCGCCCACGCCCGGCCGATGACCGCGGCCCACCGGTCCGCCGCGTCCGGCGCGAGGCGCGGTGCGGCGGGTGCGGTGAAGCAGTCGCGGTACGGGTCGAGGTCGTCGAGCAGGAACGCGGGGGCACCGGCCGCCGCGAGCCGTCGGACCGGGCGCCAGCCGGGGGCGCCCCTGCCGTCCAGCGCGATCGCGCGGCGGGTGCCGTCCTCGCTCCGGACCTCGAACCCGTCGCCGGTGGCGCGCACCGAGACGCGGCCGCTCTCCCCGGGGCCACCGAGCCGCAGCTCGCCGAGGGTGGGCAGGGCGATGCGTCCGGCGCGGTACGTGACGGGGACGGCCAGGTCGAGACCCCCCCGTACGGCCGCCGCCGCGACCTGGGCGGAGAGGCGCAGCGCGGCGCCGACGGCCTCCGGGCTCCCGGCGCGCAGCCCTTCGAGCACGTCCAGCAGCCAGGTGCGCGCATACGGGTGGGCCAGGACCTCGTCGAGGGCGGCGGCGCCCGACTCGGAGGACTCGGCCTCGGCCGCGATCGCCCAGGCCTCGTCCCACTCCTGCCCCGCGCGGCCGTCGAGATCGGCGTGCAGCAGGGCGAGCAGAGTGCGGGTCAGATCCTGCTGGGCGGCGGCCAGGTCCGCCGGGTCGCCCAGCGCCGGGGAGACGGTGGCCGACTCGGTGCGCTGCTGGATGCCCCGGACGAGCGCCTCCAGGTCGGCGCAGTAGACGGAGGGGTTGTCGAAGCCGCTCGCCGAGCGGTAGCGGTGGGTGTAGAGCCCGCCGCCGCACGAACGTACGACGGGGCACCGGCGGCAGGCCTCGCCGACCCCCGCCAGACCGAGCTGCCGGGCCCGGACTCCCGGGTGGCCGGCGACCTCGTCCAAGGAGTGGGTGAAGACGTCGAAGCCGGTGGCGGCCGCGCCCTCGTAGGCGCTCTTGAGCGAGTCGACCTGCTCCAGCTGGCCGTCCGTCTCGACGACGACGAGGTCGGTGGGGGCCAGGCCCAGGGATTCGGTGAGGCTGGGGCCGCCGCCGAGGGTGGAGAGCACCGAGGAGAAGAGGCGGACCGGAACCGGTCGCCCCTGTTCCTGCCAGCGGTCGAAGACCGCGAGGAGCCAGGTGGCGTACGCGGTGGGCGATCCGTCCGGGCGGGGCGGCGGCTCGTCCCAGGTGGCGTGCGGGAGGAGGAAGTCGACCAGCGGCGGTTCGAGGTCGGTCAGGGCGTCCAGGACCGCGACGGGGTCGTTCTCGATGTCGATGGTGCACAGGAGGCCGAGGTTCAGATGGCGGTAGCGATCCTGGCCGAGCAGCTCCACGGCCTTGAGGACCAGGGGGTGGCTGCTGCGCCCGTCGGCGTAGCGGCGGTGGCGGTCGTTGGCGGCCTTGTCGCCGTCCAGCGAGATGCCGACCTTGACGCCGAACTCGTCGAAGAGGTCCAGATAGCGGGGGCTGAGCTGGAGGCCGTTGGTGTGGATGCGCAGATCCAGGTCGGCGATGCCCGCGAGCGCGGAGCCGAACTCCTCGCAGACGGTCCGCAGCCGTGCGGGACCGGCGAGCAGAGGCTCCCCTCCGTGCAGGATCACTGTCACGGAGGGCAGTGCATGAGTCCCGGCGTGCTCAGCGAGTCGCTGGGCCGTCCGGCGAATGACGTGGTCAGAGATAACCTTCGGCCTGGTTCGCCAGCTCTGATCCGCGTGTTCATAGACATAGCAATGGTCGCAGGCGAGATCGCACCTGCTGTGAACCTTCAGAACGATTTCGCGGAATGGCACCGCGGGTCCTGTCATTTCACCAGTCTAGCCAGCTGCTGACACCGCGTCATACCAGCCGGCGGGTATCGCTGGTGAGTCGCCTACAGCGCAGAGTTGAAGGTGGCGGTCTGCGTGGAACGACCGGTCGTCGATGCGAACACGCGCCCGAGCTTCAGCGCGGCAGCGCTGTCCGAAGCCTCGATCTTCGCGAGTGGAACACGACTCTTCTTCGCAACAGCGAAGGAGGGAGAGGATTCGTAGGTCTTCACGGCCGTCCTTGATGGGTTCGTTCCGGACACGGAATGAGCACCGGCAACTGCACCATTGCAGTGTCCGGCGGGACGACTTTACTCTCATACCCCGCGCGCGCAACTCTTGCGCGCGGGCACAACCTCCGGTGAACGCGCGGCTGCTCCGAATGGATCGGAACATTTCATTCCGTCATGCGGGGAAAACGGTACGGGACAAAGGAGCGATCATGACGGCGATTCCGGGACCCCTACAGAGCATGGTCTTCCGGAACGCCGACCTGCCCGTCCTGTTCCATCACACGGATGCCATCGCCGTCGCCCGTCAGCGCGAGGCCGTGAACACCACCCGCGGACAGCTGGCCCTGCTCGCCGCGGGAGCCGTGCCCGCGGCCCTGCCGTGGCAGGTCCAACTCGGGGGCTCGTTCCAACTCCTCGACGCCGCAGCGGCGTTGGCGTACCTCGGTGTCCTGATCGCGACCTTCCTCGCCTCCCGCCGCAAAGCAAAGTCGCACTGGCAACTGAATCGCTCGGCGGCCGAGTTCATCAAGTCCAACTGCTGGCGGTACGCGGTCCACGGCTCGCCCTTCGACAGCTCGGCCGAACACCCCGAAGCCCTGTTCGCCAATCGTCTCGAAGAAGGCCTTCAGGAACTGCGGAAAGTGGGCTGGGCGGACCCTCGCGAG
Encoded here:
- the fsxC gene encoding FxsC protein; its protein translation is MLIQDGGRVHASTQQRAADHRPYFFLSYAHTPGYGGGTDPDMWVERLFQDLCGHVMAMTDLPAGAPAGFMDREIRSGEGWSERLGDVLATCRVFVPLFSPRYFASEMCGKEWYAFEQRAIHHRARSNQPAEAIVPALWVPVPPSQLPGSAERLQFNHRDFGDRYVSDGLYGLIKLRLFAQEYERAVYELAKRIVSVADSVRIDTGRPVDYRLAPSAFGSPSSGVGAPRPMRITIAAPTRHELPEGRDADYYGDHPQDWNPYHPDAARPLAYVAEELVRSLNYQAQITSFDEEPGQPEGKAPPSTPEILIVDRWALQDEDRRLRLAAFDAENRPWVTMVVPWSRDDHQSRAAEAELTGKLEATMPARMRHGRTFCRAAARGVPTMEAFGQLLPQVVEVAAQQYLRHATAYPPGTGGGHGERTRLTGPMGATSYTPDPHDLATEAEDI
- the fxsBH gene encoding radical SAM/SPASM protein FxsBH, inactivated beta-hydroxylase extension form → MTGPAVPFREIVLKVHSRCDLACDHCYVYEHADQSWRTRPKVISDHVIRRTAQRLAEHAGTHALPSVTVILHGGEPLLAGPARLRTVCEEFGSALAGIADLDLRIHTNGLQLSPRYLDLFDEFGVKVGISLDGDKAANDRHRRYADGRSSHPLVLKAVELLGQDRYRHLNLGLLCTIDIENDPVAVLDALTDLEPPLVDFLLPHATWDEPPPRPDGSPTAYATWLLAVFDRWQEQGRPVPVRLFSSVLSTLGGGPSLTESLGLAPTDLVVVETDGQLEQVDSLKSAYEGAAATGFDVFTHSLDEVAGHPGVRARQLGLAGVGEACRRCPVVRSCGGGLYTHRYRSASGFDNPSVYCADLEALVRGIQQRTESATVSPALGDPADLAAAQQDLTRTLLALLHADLDGRAGQEWDEAWAIAAEAESSESGAAALDEVLAHPYARTWLLDVLEGLRAGSPEAVGAALRLSAQVAAAAVRGGLDLAVPVTYRAGRIALPTLGELRLGGPGESGRVSVRATGDGFEVRSEDGTRRAIALDGRGAPGWRPVRRLAAAGAPAFLLDDLDPYRDCFTAPAAPRLAPDAADRWAAVIGRAWALLAEAAPEQAAAAAAGLTTLTPVRPPAPCGPGRQEGRPHGYGALGLPVTGGAEELALALLRGHRRTGLRALLDVTDLYASDGAWTHRSPWQEEEVPFSRLLADAYERVGLAALDPRFLRGVPEALDLLEGAAEPTVDGLRLLDLLRKEASGAVRRGSGAVHTGTSRDKHPRITFDQERL
- the fxsA gene encoding FxSxx-COOH cyclophane-containing RiPP peptide, whose translation is MKTYESSPSFAVAKKSRVPLAKIEASDSAAALKLGRVFASTTGRSTQTATFNSAL